In a single window of the Acidobacteriota bacterium genome:
- a CDS encoding VWA domain-containing protein → MQKLFLSVFAILVLSTALFAQSGRRSDPRQSPSPVASPTPDSARYSESVQLPRRVRRTPAAPANVPEKRSQTVGDDEVVRVETNLVTIPVSVYDRNGLYIPGLGKENFAIFEDGVEQEIAYFGVSDKPITVVLVIDVSPSTEYRIEDIIRAAKSFVSLLELHDSVAVVEFDQNIRVRTKATTDRAKIFDAIDKARFGNGTSLYNAVDEALRKQLGKVEGRKAVILFTDGVDTTSRKNSYDSTLDYAEESDSLVFPIYYNTYMDNRRRIGSPFPGVLGDIMTPRGTTAQEYALGRRYLDEIAAATGGRVFRPESTPGGLMRAFEGIAEELRRQYNIGYIPKTEGSPGQRKQIKVRVNRPNLVIRARDSYIVGSQIGN, encoded by the coding sequence ATGCAGAAACTCTTCTTAAGCGTGTTTGCGATCTTGGTGTTGTCCACGGCCCTGTTTGCTCAATCCGGCAGACGCTCCGACCCCAGACAATCGCCCTCGCCTGTTGCCTCGCCGACACCGGATTCGGCTCGCTATTCCGAATCGGTGCAGCTGCCCCGCCGAGTTCGCAGAACTCCAGCTGCCCCCGCGAATGTCCCGGAAAAGCGATCGCAGACGGTCGGAGACGATGAAGTAGTACGCGTCGAAACCAATCTCGTCACCATCCCGGTTTCCGTTTACGACCGAAACGGCCTTTATATTCCCGGCCTTGGCAAAGAAAATTTTGCGATATTTGAGGACGGGGTCGAGCAGGAGATCGCGTATTTCGGTGTTTCCGACAAACCGATCACGGTCGTTCTCGTCATTGATGTCAGCCCGTCAACCGAATACCGGATCGAAGATATCATTCGAGCGGCAAAGTCGTTCGTTTCGCTTCTGGAACTACACGACAGCGTAGCAGTGGTCGAATTTGATCAAAACATCCGCGTGCGTACAAAGGCGACGACGGACCGAGCAAAGATCTTCGACGCGATTGACAAGGCGCGTTTCGGCAACGGCACGTCACTTTATAACGCCGTCGATGAGGCTCTGCGGAAACAACTCGGAAAGGTCGAAGGCAGAAAAGCCGTGATCCTTTTTACGGACGGTGTCGACACGACGTCCCGCAAGAACAGCTACGACAGTACCCTCGATTATGCCGAAGAGAGCGATTCCCTCGTATTTCCGATCTACTACAACACCTACATGGATAATCGTCGGCGGATCGGATCACCGTTTCCGGGGGTCCTGGGCGACATCATGACACCCCGCGGGACGACCGCACAGGAGTATGCACTCGGGCGGCGATACCTGGATGAGATAGCTGCGGCGACCGGAGGACGCGTTTTTCGGCCCGAGTCTACGCCGGGCGGCCTGATGCGGGCATTTGAAGGTATAGCGGAAGAACTCCGGCGGCAATATAATATTGGCTACATTCCTAAAACCGAAGGCTCGCCCGGCCAACGCAAACAGATCAAAGTAAGGGTCAACCGGCCCAACTTGGTAATTCGTGCCAGGGACAGTTATATTGTCGGATCACAGATCGGAAATTAG
- the pxpB gene encoding 5-oxoprolinase subunit PxpB: MLDPVPKIYDLGDSAMTIEFGDSIDSDVNKTAVAVSRYLADNPFPGFIESSPAYASATVFYDPCAVHAAVGKDADIREFVQERLLSASSQAFGSLSDRNALIEVPALFGGESGPDLQTLSARFGVSEEEFIGIFTGREYRVFMLGFLPGFAYMGKVDERIAVPRRDTPRKRVPAGSIGIADEQTGIYPLDSPGGWQIIGRTKLQLFDPQAAAPFLFSPGDRVKFVPVL, translated from the coding sequence ATGCTCGATCCTGTTCCGAAGATATACGACCTTGGCGATTCCGCCATGACGATTGAATTTGGCGACAGTATCGATAGCGACGTGAATAAGACCGCAGTTGCTGTATCTCGCTATCTGGCGGATAACCCTTTTCCCGGTTTTATCGAATCATCGCCTGCCTATGCCTCCGCAACCGTATTTTACGATCCATGTGCGGTCCACGCGGCGGTCGGGAAAGATGCAGACATTCGTGAATTTGTTCAGGAAAGGCTTCTTTCCGCGTCGTCTCAGGCATTCGGCAGTCTTTCAGATCGCAATGCCCTGATCGAAGTTCCGGCGCTATTTGGCGGCGAATCAGGTCCTGATCTGCAAACATTGTCTGCCCGATTCGGAGTAAGCGAGGAGGAATTCATAGGCATCTTCACCGGGCGTGAATATCGTGTTTTCATGCTTGGGTTTCTTCCCGGATTCGCTTACATGGGAAAGGTCGATGAACGAATTGCGGTACCGCGACGCGACACTCCGCGAAAGCGTGTGCCTGCCGGAAGCATCGGGATCGCCGACGAACAGACTGGGATCTATCCGTTGGATTCTCCAGGCGGATGGCAGATAATCGGGCGTACGAAACTTCAGCTTTTCGATCCTCAGGCGGCCGCTCCATTCCTTTTCTCGCCGGGCGACCGCGTAAAGTTTGTGCCGGTCTTATGA
- a CDS encoding biotin-dependent carboxyltransferase, whose amino-acid sequence MAIEIVKPGILTMVRDLGRFRFRRFGVNPTGAMDPLAARIGNILVGNYEDSAVIEAHFPTPEIRFTTDTVFAVTGADFSADLDGVGLQNWRTYRADEGSTLSFRSRIKGNRCYLAVAGGLNVPRWLGSSTTNIAAAVGGFKGRKLSAGDRLDVSDGLHAPPLVGTAAGPSIIPQYHHFPTVRIVAGAEFDGLINESRRAFLSGTYEIGERSDLMGFSLIGPKLETVGNAAFLSSAVSFGTIQLPPLGDPILLMADHQTSGGYPRIGHIISCDLPLAAQLGCRDRIAFHLVDIAEAHSTLLQTENDLKILRAACRIRSV is encoded by the coding sequence ATGGCGATAGAGATCGTAAAGCCCGGAATATTGACGATGGTTCGCGACCTGGGCCGCTTCAGGTTCCGCCGATTCGGCGTCAATCCAACGGGGGCTATGGACCCGCTTGCTGCAAGGATCGGCAACATCCTTGTCGGCAATTACGAAGATTCGGCGGTCATTGAGGCTCACTTCCCTACTCCAGAGATACGCTTCACAACTGACACTGTCTTCGCCGTAACTGGAGCCGATTTCAGTGCCGACCTCGACGGCGTTGGATTACAGAACTGGCGAACATATCGTGCAGATGAAGGCAGCACACTGTCTTTCAGATCACGTATCAAAGGAAACCGCTGCTATTTGGCGGTTGCTGGCGGTCTTAACGTTCCGAGATGGCTTGGGAGTTCGACGACGAACATTGCCGCCGCTGTCGGCGGATTCAAAGGACGAAAACTGTCGGCGGGCGACAGGCTGGATGTGAGTGACGGTCTGCACGCTCCTCCACTTGTAGGCACTGCGGCCGGTCCGTCCATCATTCCCCAATACCACCACTTCCCTACCGTGAGGATCGTTGCGGGTGCTGAATTTGACGGTCTGATAAACGAAAGCCGCCGGGCGTTTCTCAGTGGAACATATGAGATCGGGGAAAGGTCGGACCTAATGGGATTCAGCCTGATAGGACCCAAACTCGAAACTGTGGGAAACGCAGCATTCCTGTCCTCCGCGGTCAGCTTCGGTACCATTCAGTTGCCTCCTCTGGGTGATCCGATCTTGTTGATGGCGGATCATCAGACCTCCGGCGGATATCCGCGTATTGGACACATCATCTCGTGTGATCTGCCGCTTGCGGCACAACTCGGATGCCGTGACCGTATTGCCTTTCACTTGGTCGATATTGCCGAAGCCCATTCTACTTTGCTTCAAACTGAGAACGACCTTAAGATACTGCGTGCTGCTTGTAGAATACGTTCAGTGTGA
- a CDS encoding LamB/YcsF family protein, with protein sequence MCAIDLNCDLGEGYPDDAELMSIVTSANIACGGHAGDESTMAATVRLAIENRVAIGAHPGFRDKANFGRTYQTLSQYEITDLVAEQLTLLRDIAEKQEGCVSHVKPHGALYNRAADDAGAAAAIVKAVNAVDPSLILFGLAGSMLVTEGKNAGLRIVSEAFADRRYSAAGRLASRSIEGAVIDDAAVAAEQALKIAKREPIKTIDGEEIVIDAETICLHGDGITAVSTARLIRTFLEDNGIEVRSYIL encoded by the coding sequence ATGTGTGCTATCGACCTAAATTGCGACCTCGGCGAAGGCTATCCGGACGACGCCGAGTTAATGAGCATAGTTACGTCGGCCAATATTGCCTGCGGAGGCCACGCAGGTGACGAATCAACAATGGCAGCCACCGTTCGGCTAGCTATTGAAAATAGGGTCGCGATCGGAGCTCATCCCGGTTTTCGCGATAAGGCGAACTTCGGACGCACCTATCAGACACTCTCACAATATGAGATAACGGACCTGGTCGCAGAGCAATTAACGCTGCTAAGAGATATTGCCGAGAAACAAGAAGGGTGTGTTAGCCATGTGAAACCGCACGGAGCACTCTACAATCGGGCCGCGGACGACGCGGGGGCCGCGGCCGCGATCGTAAAGGCGGTAAATGCGGTCGACCCTTCTTTGATCCTGTTCGGGCTCGCGGGAAGCATGCTGGTGACAGAAGGAAAAAACGCAGGCCTCCGTATCGTCAGCGAAGCATTTGCCGACCGCCGCTACAGCGCGGCGGGCAGGCTCGCTTCACGTTCAATTGAAGGTGCTGTAATAGACGACGCTGCTGTCGCCGCTGAGCAAGCTCTAAAGATCGCAAAGCGTGAACCTATCAAGACAATTGATGGCGAAGAGATAGTCATCGACGCTGAGACTATTTGTCTGCACGGCGACGGCATTACTGCGGTTTCAACTGCTCGGCTCATTCGCACATTTCTTGAAGACAATGGCATCGAGGTCAGATCATATATCCTCTGA
- a CDS encoding HNH endonuclease — MKRKDVSDKDKHIVFLKSGGCCAFRDCRKKLVEEATAEDDPTVVGEIAHIVADSRQGPRGAEDLSEIDRAKSPNLILLCRDHHKIIDSQIRTYSVAVLRQMKKDHELWVAKSLTSAPTVRNRPLVSERIQSTILPVLALPQAVFSAPCSFGQNEYDEVKRRVHVPAREKETDPYVLAPFALRDGRLYAFQALSKSNPFSDVIDSTKVTSHKSWEMWDDPDWKRVYVSLLNRSLYKYAGTLKIRYDPEHKRFYFPVLEEGKERSVTYRPLNKKEQPRKVAWEPKFRHDGTGKGFWYHLAAGLRFHHTDDRQWCLSIRPERHLTKDGSLLLAPDKIGRKVTKLKAKMYNDKYMGEIVFWRDFLSQGEPRFVLNFGSQQAVIGVELIPFDVEWIGLAGDDKPFKNELYEEDLFTLGEWNDSISGEELEWEEWEDEAIQDS, encoded by the coding sequence ATGAAACGAAAGGACGTCTCGGACAAGGATAAGCACATAGTCTTTCTGAAGTCTGGCGGTTGCTGTGCGTTCAGAGATTGTCGAAAGAAGCTTGTCGAAGAGGCAACAGCCGAAGATGATCCGACTGTTGTTGGCGAAATTGCGCACATCGTTGCCGATAGTCGCCAAGGACCTAGAGGCGCTGAAGATCTGAGTGAAATAGACAGGGCGAAATCTCCAAATCTTATTTTACTATGTCGGGATCACCATAAGATCATTGACTCTCAGATACGCACATATAGTGTTGCCGTACTCCGACAAATGAAGAAGGATCACGAGCTATGGGTAGCGAAGTCTCTGACGAGTGCACCTACAGTTAGGAACCGCCCTTTGGTTTCAGAGCGAATTCAAAGCACTATCCTGCCGGTTCTGGCTCTACCCCAAGCAGTGTTTTCGGCACCGTGTAGTTTTGGGCAAAACGAATACGACGAAGTGAAACGCAGAGTACATGTTCCGGCGCGGGAGAAGGAAACCGACCCTTATGTTCTCGCGCCCTTTGCCCTCCGAGATGGAAGGCTCTATGCGTTTCAAGCATTATCAAAATCAAATCCCTTTTCTGATGTTATCGATTCCACTAAGGTCACTTCGCATAAATCGTGGGAAATGTGGGATGACCCTGATTGGAAGCGGGTTTATGTAAGCCTTTTGAATCGATCCCTGTATAAGTACGCCGGCACCCTTAAGATAAGGTATGACCCTGAGCACAAGCGATTTTACTTTCCAGTTCTTGAAGAAGGTAAGGAACGGAGTGTTACATACCGTCCGTTAAATAAGAAAGAACAGCCGCGAAAAGTTGCCTGGGAGCCGAAGTTTCGACACGACGGAACCGGTAAGGGGTTTTGGTACCATTTGGCTGCCGGCCTACGCTTTCATCATACCGATGATCGTCAATGGTGTTTATCAATCAGACCTGAGCGTCACTTAACAAAAGATGGAAGCCTACTCCTGGCGCCTGACAAAATAGGACGAAAAGTGACGAAACTCAAAGCCAAAATGTATAACGATAAATACATGGGCGAAATTGTCTTTTGGAGAGATTTTCTCTCGCAGGGAGAACCTAGATTTGTATTGAATTTCGGCAGCCAGCAGGCCGTAATTGGAGTGGAACTAATTCCTTTTGATGTTGAATGGATCGGTCTTGCTGGTGATGATAAACCGTTCAAAAATGAGCTATACGAGGAGGATTTGTTCACTTTGGGAGAATGGAACGACTCCATAAGTGGTGAAGAACTTGAATGGGAGGAATGGGAAGATGAAGCGATACAAGACTCATAA
- a CDS encoding divalent metal cation transporter — protein sequence MASRSDHISSEKPPQKGLISALAGAAFLMATSAVGPGFLTQTTVFTGRLLASFGFAILVSIIIDIFAQLNIWRIITIAGKPGQDVANDTIPGSGYLLAVLVAFGGLVFNIGNIAGTGLGFNAATGLPVELGAVISVAIAAFLFLVKDAGRAMDLFVKALGLLLIAMVTYVVFVSRPPIGEAIRGTFWPDVVDAKAIVTLVGGTVGGYITFAGAHRLIDAGITGPENLRTVNRGAVSGILLAGVIRIMLFLAAFGAVSMGLQIGGTNPAASVFEFSAGEFGLRIFGVVMWAAAITSVVGAAFTSVSFLKTLYAKGIDHQKFLVLGFLAVSATVFFTVGQPVKLLIWAGTINGFILPIGLTLMLLASRKMATGGELHPLWLTVSGWFTVLVMLGFSVTAIVNSLWAN from the coding sequence ATGGCATCGAGGTCAGATCATATATCCTCTGAAAAGCCGCCACAAAAGGGCCTGATCTCGGCACTTGCCGGCGCAGCGTTCCTGATGGCGACATCTGCCGTCGGCCCCGGATTTCTCACACAAACTACCGTTTTCACCGGCCGGCTTCTCGCAAGTTTCGGCTTTGCGATCCTGGTCTCGATCATCATTGACATCTTTGCACAGCTCAATATCTGGCGGATCATCACCATCGCAGGAAAGCCGGGACAGGACGTCGCGAATGACACAATTCCCGGCAGCGGTTACCTGCTCGCAGTGCTGGTCGCTTTCGGCGGCCTTGTTTTCAATATCGGCAACATAGCCGGCACGGGACTTGGCTTTAACGCAGCGACCGGCCTGCCGGTCGAACTCGGTGCGGTGATAAGCGTCGCGATAGCCGCTTTTTTGTTTCTTGTTAAGGACGCCGGCCGTGCGATGGATCTCTTTGTAAAAGCCCTCGGCCTGCTGTTGATCGCGATGGTAACGTATGTCGTTTTCGTCTCGAGGCCACCGATCGGTGAGGCGATACGAGGCACATTTTGGCCTGATGTCGTAGACGCGAAGGCGATCGTAACTCTGGTCGGCGGAACAGTCGGCGGCTATATCACCTTCGCGGGTGCTCATCGCCTCATCGACGCGGGCATCACAGGTCCAGAAAATCTCCGGACCGTGAATCGCGGCGCTGTCAGCGGTATTTTGCTGGCAGGCGTCATACGAATCATGTTATTCCTTGCCGCTTTTGGAGCGGTTTCAATGGGGTTGCAGATCGGCGGTACAAATCCCGCGGCTTCCGTTTTTGAGTTCTCTGCAGGCGAGTTTGGACTGCGTATTTTTGGCGTAGTAATGTGGGCCGCCGCTATCACTTCGGTCGTCGGTGCAGCTTTCACATCCGTGTCTTTTCTGAAAACTCTCTACGCCAAGGGTATAGACCATCAGAAATTTCTCGTTCTCGGTTTTCTCGCCGTTTCAGCCACCGTGTTTTTTACTGTTGGTCAACCGGTCAAGCTGTTGATCTGGGCCGGCACGATCAATGGCTTCATTCTCCCGATCGGGCTCACACTGATGCTGCTTGCATCGCGCAAAATGGCGACAGGTGGCGAGCTCCATCCACTTTGGCTGACCGTTTCCGGTTGGTTCACCGTGTTGGTTATGCTCGGATTTAGCGTCACTGCGATAGTGAACTCGTTGTGGGCAAATTAG